The genomic DNA ATTCCGAGATATTGAAGGATGAAATAAAGACATTACTATAATTATATATAAAACTAAAAAAATAAGGACTGCCGGCAGAATACCGCACAGTCCTTTTGTTTTATAAGTCTAAAAATTTTTCCAGAGCTTCTGTAAGTCCGTTTTCATCATTGTTTTTTTCAGTAATATAATCAGCATATTTTTTGACATGCTTGTACGCATTCTGCATGGCAACACTGTAGCCGGCTGTTTTTAACATTTCTATATCATTTTCAGCATCACCTACAGCAAGTACAGAAGTAAGCGGAACATTCAAATATTCGGAAAGCCACTTTAAGGCAACTGATTTATCAGAAGCGGCAGGAAGAACTTCAAGGAGCATGTCAAGGGAAAACATTGTTTTTATAGTGTCGCCGATTTCACTTTGCTTAAGAATTTCGGCGGCATATTCTAACTTTTTATGTTCCCCTACCAAAAGTATTTTCATGAATTTTTTTCCTGAAAGGTCTTCTATATCATTAATAAGCACCTTTGTCTGATGATTGCTTTCAGCTTCAAGCGTAGTTATTTCATTATCCTGAGTTACATAAATAAACTCGTCTTCATGAAGGCAGAAGCAAAGATCAGAGATATTCTGCAATATCAGATTGTAGATTTTTTTTATTATTTCAAAATCCATGATCTTTGTGTAGATATTTTTTTTATTTTCTGTATCATAAACAATGCCGCCGTTATAAGCAATAAAGTATCTGATTTTATCTGTGAGTCCGGCATCGCCTATTTTCAGATTTATACCATAAACAGGTCTGCCTGATGCAAAAATGAATTCTGCTCCTGTATCAATGACCTTTTTTATTGTTTTTATATTTGCTTCCGAGATATTTTCATCTGTTCCAAGACTTGTACCATCCATATCTGCTGCTACTATTTTTATCATTATGAGCTCTCCTTGCTT from Sebaldella termitidis ATCC 33386 includes the following:
- a CDS encoding Cof-type HAD-IIB family hydrolase, which codes for MIKIVAADMDGTSLGTDENISEANIKTIKKVIDTGAEFIFASGRPVYGINLKIGDAGLTDKIRYFIAYNGGIVYDTENKKNIYTKIMDFEIIKKIYNLILQNISDLCFCLHEDEFIYVTQDNEITTLEAESNHQTKVLINDIEDLSGKKFMKILLVGEHKKLEYAAEILKQSEIGDTIKTMFSLDMLLEVLPAASDKSVALKWLSEYLNVPLTSVLAVGDAENDIEMLKTAGYSVAMQNAYKHVKKYADYITEKNNDENGLTEALEKFLDL